The DNA window GCTGCCAATGATTCCAACAATCTGGAATATCTCCTGAGATAAGATTTTTATCAATGTAAAGAACTTCCATCCCTTTCTCACTTGATGAATTACAAAGTAATTCAAAAAGAGATCCcgaaaatgaattatttgataaaattagaaatggTAAAGTTGGGAATACTCTTGGCAACGGGCCTATGAATCGGTTTGAACTCAAATCAACAATGTTTCTcacattcaaatatgaaatctctCCTCTAAGTTGATTCGAGGAAAGGTTTAAAGATTCAAATGGAGTGGGAAGGTTCATAAACCAAGTGGGCATGACATCTGAAATTCCTGCACAGGAGATGTCCAAATAAGAcaatttcttttggaattttagCCACTGGGGAAACTTTGGGCCAAGATGCCAGTTACCCAATTCGATCCGTTCACATTGAAATGGGGGAATCCAGCTTGAGTTTGGTTCAAATCTAAGCCGATTGTGTGATGCTGCTAGAGTTGTCAATCTCGTGAGATTAGaaaaatgggtttctgatacAACTCCTTCTAATAGATTATACCCACAATCCAGAGTTTCCAAACTTTCTAGTCGTCCCAAAGATAGAGGAAAAGTACCATTTAATTGATTTTCTGAAACATCAAACAACTTCAAAGATGATAACTGCCCTATAGACCAGGGAATTTGGCCGTTTAACTGATTTTTTGAAACATCAAACAACTTCAAAGATGATAACTCCCCTATAGACAATGGAATTTGACCATTTAATTGATTTTCTGAAACATCAAACTTCTCCAAAGATGTCAACTGCCCTATAGACAAGGGAATTTGGccgtttaattgattttttgaaacaTCAAACAACTTCAAAGACGATAACTCCCCTATAGACAATGGAATTTGATCATTTAATTGATTTACTGAAAGATCAAGCTGAGTAACAGAGCTCAAGTTTCCAATGGCACTCGAGATTGTTCCTTGTAACTGGTTATTGCCAAGACTAAGGAACTGAAGACGGTTTAAACTATACAAGGAATTGGGTATGGACGAATTGAGATGATTCCAATTAAGATCAAGAACTTCAAGAAACGAGATGTTCCCAAAGTAATCTGGAATTGAGCCTTCCAAAAAATTGTAACTAAGATCAATGGACACAAGACCATGAAGACTAAATATCCACTTAGGTACTGAAGATAAGCTGTTCCCAGAAAGATGAAGAACAACCAGTGATTTTGTAGAATTAACACTGGTCGGAGATGGATCATTGTTTAAACCACAACCTGACAAGTGCAACTCTAACAAAGAGGGAAGTTTGAATGTTACCTGTACCCAATCAGTTGCTTCAGAAAGATCCGCAGAGCTCAAATCAAGATACTGCAAGGAAGAAAGTCCAGAAACCCATTGAAGACTTTTTGATTTGAGATCATTACCTCCAAGATCAAGATACTGCAACTTTGAGAGATTCGCAAGGATATGAGGAATTGCTCCCTGAAATTGTGCTCGAGAGAGGTTAAGATATGTTAAACTCTCCAGCAAACCGAAAAATTTCGGGATATGTATGCTGTTAAAATCGTTATAGCTCAAGTCCAGGGAACTGAGATGCTTCAACTCCAGCAGTGAAGGATTTATTTTGCCTCCTAGCCGGGAATTGTAGTAAGCTTCCAtttcagcatttgttgcaaagCCATCAGGCTCTGAAAGAGGAGCGGCCAAGTGCAGTTTGTTGACGTGGCCTGTGGAGTTATGGCAGACGACACCAGTCCATTCACAGCAATCCCCACCTTCAACCCATGACGATAGCCTGTTTGAAGGATCAATAAGATGATGCTTGAATTTCAAAAGAGCTTCTCTCTCACTCTGAATGCAAAGTAGGTTGGAATTGGCATGACAAATGGTAAAACAGACAGCGGGAATGAGAAGAAGAATAGGGAAAAAGGAAATAGGAAGAGGAGTAGTCATGGTTGCAATTGCCATGGCTCACAACTCCAAATATATAGAGTAAGCTTTAGCTAAAACACAAAAATGCATGAAGCGCAAGGAAGTTTCTTCCAACAAAATGCATTAAATTCGAAATTTATTTATCCACAAAAGGTTATAAAGTTGAGTCAAACTAAAGTCTACTAAAAGCTAAAGgagaaaaaagagaaggaaaagctAATGGCAAACACGGAATTTGAGTAAGAAAAGCAAAATTTTGATAAGGAACTTTTATCTTTATATTCCTGTATCAACAAAACATAAAGTTTAGAAGCGGGTCAACTTAACCAAGTCTACGGAGTCAGATATTTTTCAGTATAAATTACACCAAGGTCACACTAAAATGTGGTTTgtcctattttggtcactttaatttttttctcaatttagttattctcgttaaaataattatttaaactagtCACTCGCGTTAATCAATTTGTCCTGTTAAAATATAAACGTAATTTTTAATCCACAATACAATAAGTGAATCACATTCTATCACTCCCAAAGTAGAAATCCAACCATTGTACCTAAAGACTAGAACATTCACATCTAAATTCTCTATATTATTCATAATCTAGACAAGCCTCCATAGATATGTCAATTTCGACTTGCAAACATAAAATCTAAATGAAAACAAAGCAACTCATTGATAATAGCAATTACAATCAAACCAATAGAAGCAACTCCTTGACaatttgttaactttgctaatgGGGCATACTCGTGGATTGCCACATAGATGACAtgtcagcatttaattaattctataaaatttaaaattttataaaatttttttaaaattaaaaatcattaaaataatatgtGGATCAAATTGAGACCATTTGTAAactttgagggttaatttttaaaattatggctaaatcaatataatatgtaaaaattaagggctaaatttgttattatcaattttttaattgcTACGTTATCCTCTCGTAAGAGATTTAACAACACTTAATGGAAATGGACCAAAAAAAATCTTGTTTATTTggatgaccaaattaaaaaattgttaGTAAAATGATCAAAACAGAAAAAGGATAatatgttaacattaatgggagacaacattaatggcaaacaatacaaagtggtgcaagtttagcaccctaaagttgactttgaaaaagtggcatgggataattttttttggtccttgagataatgggctatttattgtttggtccttaaacctcaactataaataggccttctcatttctcatttcaattcatcccaaccaatctttctctcttagttttctctcttctcccatttgagaattcttaaggaattctatttgtttgtaatactttggagatagtaaagttatcatctggtgttagtgcccgaggacgtaggtataatttaccgaacctcgttaaatctcttgtgttctttcttgtcttatttttctttcaatatttgagggtataatagtagtatttaattgtgctattaaattactatagaagggatattctgtctaaggaaagacttggtatttaagagatccatgtgatccacctctc is part of the Gossypium hirsutum isolate 1008001.06 chromosome D11, Gossypium_hirsutum_v2.1, whole genome shotgun sequence genome and encodes:
- the LOC107955339 gene encoding receptor-like protein EIX2, translating into MAIATMTTPLPISFFPILLLIPAVCFTICHANSNLLCIQSEREALLKFKHHLIDPSNRLSSWVEGGDCCEWTGVVCHNSTGHVNKLHLAAPLSEPDGFATNAEMEAYYNSRLGGKINPSLLELKHLSSLDLSYNDFNSIHIPKFFGLLESLTYLNLSRAQFQGAIPHILANLSKLQYLDLGGNDLKSKSLQWVSGLSSLQYLDLSSADLSEATDWVQVTFKLPSLLELHLSGCGLNNDPSPTSVNSTKSLVVLHLSGNSLSSVPKWIFSLHGLVSIDLSYNFLEGSIPDYFGNISFLEVLDLNWNHLNSSIPNSLYSLNRLQFLSLGNNQLQGTISSAIGNLSSVTQLDLSVNQLNDQIPLSIGELSSLKLFDVSKNQLNGQIPLSIGQLTSLEKFDVSENQLNGQIPLSIGELSSLKLFDVSKNQLNGQIPWSIGQLSSLKLFDVSENQLNGTFPLSLGRLESLETLDCGYNLLEGVVSETHFSNLTRLTTLAASHNRLRFEPNSSWIPPFQCERIELGNWHLGPKFPQWLKFQKKLSYLDISCAGISDVMPTWFMNLPTPFESLNLSSNQLRGEISYLNVRNIVDLSSNRFIGPLPRVFPTLPFLILSNNSFSGSLFELLCNSSSEKGMEVLYIDKNLISGDIPDCWNHWQRLILLNLGSNNLTGKIPPSLWHLNLKMLNLRNNTMFGELPSTLQNSPNLIMFDLSENHFSGSVPAWIGDKLSKLVILSLRSNNFDGHIPHKICDLQFLQNLDLAHNNISGVIPKCFNSLSAMATTNKTNNFVLAEYLYTDAIVLKALLVLKGREDEYGSTLGLVTSMDLSANSLTGEIPKEIGSLVGLLSLNFSGNLLTGNIPDSIGNMELMESLDLSMNRLNGEIPPSFSNLNFLNHFNVSYNNLTGQIPTSTQLQSFENLSYVGNHLCGPPLTKNCTSKGIPIDVANNGSSREGSKVNWLYVSIVLGFVMGFWGVVAPLFFIRSWRHAYYRKLDHVGRKLYVSWATMGM